Within the Jatrophihabitans sp. genome, the region GGCTTCAACGACATCTTCGGCGACGAGTCCAACATCTTCCCCGACCAGTCGGTCTACCTGGACTGGCTCGCCGAGCGCGGCCGCGACAACGGCCGGCTGCTGCTGCCGGGCACCGTGGCGCATCTGGACAAGCCGGGCTGCCCGCTCGAGCACCCGGTCTCCGACGCCGAGGTGGACAAGCTGTTCACCGACAAGACCACCTACCTGCGCGACATGCAGGAGCGCCGGCAACCGGAGGTGGAGCGGCAGAAGGCGGGCTGGGCCCATCCCGAGATCGACGTGCTGGCCGAGATCAAGCAATGGTTCACCCCGCTGCTGGAAGAGGCCGATCAGATGGCGGCCGGCATCAACGGCGGAGTCCGGTTCACCGCAACCGACGACGAGCGCGGCGATGTCGACTTCATCCTCGACTTCGTCACCCGCGAGGTACGCCCCTACCAGGACGAGAAGGTCCGCTACCGGTTCCAGACCAAGCGGGCCTACCTGGAGAAGCTGATCGCCGAGCACGAGATCGACTGGGTGAACTCGCTGTTCCTGTCCTGCCGGTTCACCGCCACCCGGGTCGGGCCGTACAACGAGTTCGTCTACACCTTCTTCAAGTGCCTGTCCGAGGAGCGGTTGAACTACGCCGAGGGTTACTTCGCCGAGGCCGCCAACGACCACGAGACGATCACCGTCGACGGCTGGACCTTCCAGCGCCGCTGCCCGCATCTCAAGGCCGACCTGACCCGGTTCGGCCACATCGACGGCGGGGTGCTGACCTGCCAGATGCACGGCTGGAAGTGGCGGCTCACCGACGGCAAGTGCATCACTTCGGTCGGCCGGCCGTTGCGCACCGAGGGCCGGCAGCAGTCCCCGACGTGAACTCAGGCCCCGCGGGCCGGGGCGAAGCGCAGCTCAGCGCCGGGGCGCAGTTGGGCCAGCAGGTCCAGCTCGGGGCCGGGCAGCACCGCGATCACCGGATAGCCGCCGGTGACCGGGGCGTCCGGTCCGAGCACGATCGGCTGGCCGTCCGGGGGCACCTGAACCGCTCCGGGCAGGGTGGGCTCGGACGGCAGCTCGGCGGCCGCGCGCTCGGCGTCCGGGCGCAGCCGCAACGCGGGCCCGGCCAGCCGGGTGCCGATCCGGTTGCTGTCCGGGCGCACCTGCCATGGTGAGCCGAACAGCCGGCCGAGGGAGTCGGCGGTGAACCAGTCCGCCCGCGGGCCCGCGGCCAGTCGCAGCGTGACGGTTCCGGCTGGTGGCCCGGACCCGGCCGCGCCGCTGAAGTCGCCCGGCTCGCCGGCCGCCGCCGGCCCGATCAGCAGCCGGCAGCCGGCGGCCAGCACGGCCGGGCCCAGGCCGGAGAGGGTGTCGGTGGCCCGGGAGCCCAGCACCGGCGGGACCGCCAGGCCGCCCCGGACCGCCAGGTAGCTGCGCAGGCCGGACGCCGGCGCGCCGACGGTGAGCACGCTGCCGGACGGGCAGCTGAGCGCCGCGTTCCAGCCCCCGCGATGGCCGGTCAGCTCGCAGCGCGCGCCGGTGAAGGCGAGGGTGGCAGCGCCGCCCGCCAGCCGCAGCGACAGGCCCCCGAAGGTGATCTCGATACCGGCCGCGGACTCGTCGTTGCCGACCAGCCGGTTGGCCAGCCGCAGGGCGCCTCGGTCGGCCGCTCCGCTGCGGCTGACCCCCAGGTCGGCGAAACCGGGCCGGCCCAGATCCTGCACGGTGGCCAGCGGCCCGGGGGACAGCACCTCGATCACGCGCTCGGCGCCGGTCATGCCCGCGTCAACCCGGTGATGGACGCGCTCGGCGCCGGTCATGCCCGCGTCAACCGCACGGCGAGGCCGGGCCGCAGCAGCGCGGGCGGCCGACGGTCGAGGTCGAAGAGCACCGCGTCGGTGCGTCCCAGCAGCCGCCAGCCGCCCGGCGAGCTTCGCGGGTACACCCCGGTGAACTCGCCGGCGATGGCCACCGAACCCGCCGGCACGGCCGCTCGCGGGCTGGCCAGCCGGGGGAGCCGCAGTGCCGGGTCCAGCCCGCTGAGATAGCCGAAGCCCGGCGCGAATCCGCAGAACTGCACGGTGTAGTCGGCCGCGCAGTGCCGCCGGATCACCTCCTCCACGCCCATGCCGCACTCTCGGGCGACCGACTCCAGGTCCGCGCCGTCATAGCGCACGGCCAGCTCGACCGCGGGCTCGGACCGCCGGGCGGCAGTGTCGGCCGGCGCGCTCGCGCAGTGCCGGATCAGGGTGTGCAGCTCGGTGACCGGGGCGACGTCGGGGTCGAACTCCACCAGCACCGTCCGGGCGGCCGGAACCACCGCCAGCACCGCCGGATGCCGTTGCGCGATAAGGGCATCGCGCAACGGCAGGACGTCCCGGACGGCGGCCAGCTCGACCAGCACGGCGCTCTGGCCGTAGGGCAGCAGCGTCGGGCCGGTCATCAGGCGAAGGCCGCCAGCCGGACGCCGGCGCCGGTCAGCCGGTCGGCCACCGCGCCGGCTATCTCGGCGGCGCCGGGGGTGTCGCCATGCACGCACAGCGAGTGCGGGCCGATCGCCACCTGGCTGCCGTCGACGGCCCGGACCGTACCGTCGGTGACCATCGCCAGCGCCCGGTCAGCGATCTCGCCGGCCTGATGCAGCACCGCCCCGGGCTGCTCGCGCGGCACCAGCGAGCCGTCGGCGCGGTAGCCGCGGTCGCAGAACGCCTCGAGCACCACCGGCAGGCCGGCGGCGGCGGCCGCCGCGGCCAGCGCCGATCCGGGCAGCGTCAGCACCGGCAGCGGCCGGTCCCAGTCGAGCAGGGCGCGCACCACCGCGCCTGCCTGGCCCGGGTCGGCGGCTGCGGCGTGGTAGAGCGCGCCGTGGGGTTTGAGGTAGCGGACCCGGTCGCCGGCAGCCCGGGCGAAGGCTTCCAAGGCGCCCAACTGGTAGAGCACCTCGGCGCTCAGGTCGTCCGGGGCGATGTCGATCCGCCGCCGCCCGAAGCCCACCAGGTCCCGGTAGCCGACCTGGGCGCCGATGGCGACGCCGCGCCGGACCGCCTCGGCGCAGACCCGGCGCATGATGACCGGGTCACCGGCGTGGAACCCGCAGGCCACGTTGGCGCTGGTGACGATCCCCAGCAGGGCCTCGTCCGCGCCGGCGCTCCAGACGCCGAAGCCCTCGCCGAGGTCGGCGTTGAGGTCGATCCGCGGGTCGTCCGGCATGGCGCTCACGCTATCCGGTGGCAGTGCTGAGGCGCTGCCGGCAGGGTCCCGGCTGTTCAGAGGTTGAGCAGCTGGACGGTCTCCAAAGTGGGCTGCGCCGAGCCGCCGGCCGGCTCCACCGACACGGCCATCCGTCCCACCCCGTCGAGGTCCCCGGACGCCGTGACCTCGACGTTGCCGGCCTGGTCGGTGCGGAACACCCCGCCCGAGACCGGCTCGCCGCTCTCGCCCATCATCCACAGCTGGTAGGTCTGGTCGCTGGGCAACGTCGGCATGCCGTGCCCGACCAGCACCAGCTTGCCCTCGCTCTTGGAGTAGATCAGGATTCCCTTGCCCTGCTTCATGGTGGTGGTGGCGGCTTTGACGTCCGGCGCGTTGAGCAGCAGCTGAACAGCCGAGGCGCGGGTGTCGGATACCCGCTCGGCCTTGCGGTGCTCGGCCCAGCCCCATCCCGAGACCGCGATGGCGATCAGCGCGCAGGCCGCGGCCAGCCCCTGCCACAGCGTCTTGGTCCGGTCCCGGCGCAGCGGCACCACGTTGTCGGCGGGGGCGGTGTCGATCAGCGGCGGCAGCGGCCGGCTGCGCGCGACGGCGCCCAGCACCGCCGCCCGCAGTTGGGGCGGCGGGCCGACCTCGCTGAGGTGGCTCAGCTCGGCGGCGGCGTTGCGCAGCCCCCGCACCTCCTCGGCGCACTCGGCGCAGGTCTGCAGGTGCCGCTCGAACACTTCGCGCTCGTCGTCGTCGAGCGCGTCGAGTGCGTAGGCGCCGACCAGGCCGGTCAGCTCGTCGGTCATGCCGTCACCCCCAGTGCGTCCCGCATCCTGATCAAGCCGTCCCGTATCCGGGTCTTCGCCGTGCCCAGAGGAACTTTAAGCAATTCGGCCACTTCGGTGTGGGTGTAACCGCCGAAGTAGGCCAGCGTGACCGCCTCTCGCTGGGCGGGGGTCAGCTCGCCCAGCACCTTGCGGACCCGTTGCGCCTCCAGACTGGTGTGCACCTGCTCGCTGACCGAGTCGTAGGGCCGCTCCTCGTGCAGCAGGGCGTACTTGTCATCGCGGACCATCGAGGACTGCGCTGCCCGGACCCGGTCGACCGCGCGGCGGTGAGCGATCATCAACAGCCAGGGCAGCACGCCGCCCTTGCCGGCGTCGAAGCGGGCGGACTGCCGCCAGACCTCGAGGTAGATGTCCTGGGTGACCTCGGCGGACTGGGCGGGATCGCGGATCACCCGCAGCACCATCCCGTAGACCCGCGACGAGGTCTGGTCATACAGCTCGGCGAACGCGCGCTCGTCACCCCGGGACGCGGCCGTCACCAGCTCCTCCAGGGTCGGCGGCACGGACTCGGCCCTGGTGGCGCCGGAACCTGATCGCTCGAACCACATGGCTGTCATGCTAGGTCGGCTCCGCGCGGGGGCCGAGCCAGCTGGTCCGGGTTGCCCAACTTTGCCGGCGAGCTGGGGTGGGCGGTGCGGACCATGGAAGTGGTTCGGAACAGCTACCGTTCCGGATTGCCTGGTCCTGCGCTGCCGGTCAGCGGTGCGTCAGGACCTGCCGGTGTGCGGTGCACGCCATCACCAGGGCGATCACCCAGCCGATGACGGTCCAGCCCAGCAGCAGGTTGAGCACGCCGACTGCCACGCTGTTGGACTTGCCGCGGGTGGCGGCGATCGCCCACGGCAGCAGGTAGCCCAGCGTCAGGACCGTGAGGATCCACGCGAGGGTGATCTCGATCCCGCTGGTCCGCTGATCGGTGACCAGCATCCCGCCACCGGTCGACGGCGCGAACTGCTGCTGACCGGAGGGCTGTGACAGCGGGAGCTGAGCCGGTCGTTCCATCTCGGTCCAGCTCACTCCGTCCCACCAGCGCTCGTAGCCCGGCCTCTCGCTCGGGTACCACCCTGCGGGCGGACGGGTGGGCTCGTGCGGCGTCCCGGCATCAGTCATCCGGGAAGTGTCTTACTAAAACCTCACAACCGCAAACAGCGCCATCAAGAGGTTGCCGTGACCGCGCGATCATCAAGGCGCCTCAGGAACAGAACGCGGCGCGGATCGGGAGTAGGGCCGGGGGGAGTCGAACCCCCACTGTCACGGACCTAAACCGTGCGCCTCTGCCTTTGGGCTACGGCCCCGTCGCCGCCGAGCCTACTGGCTGGCCGCGAGCCCCAGGTCGCGACGCAGCTTGGCCACGTGGCCGGTGGCCTTGACGCCGTACTGGGCCAGTTCGACGGTGCCCTCGGCGTCGATGACGAAGGTCGAGCGGATCACGCCCACCATCGTCTTGCCGTAGAGCTTCTTCTCGCCGTAGGCGCCGTAGGCGCGCAGCACCTGCCGGTCAGGATCGGACAGCAGCGGAAAGCTCAGGTTCTGGTTGTCGCGGAACTTCACGAGCTTGGCGGCCTTGTCCGGTGAGATGCCGAGCACCGCGAAGCCCTCGTCGGTGAAGCTGTCCAGGTTGTCGCGGAAATCGCAGGCCTGCTTGGTGCAGCCCGGGGTCGAGGCCGCCGGGTAGAAGTAGACGATGACGCGCCGGCCGCGTAGTTCTGACAGTGACACCGGCTTTCCGTCGGCGTCTTCCAGGGTGAAATCAGGCGCCGGGTCACCGGCGGCGAGGCGTTCGGTCATCCGCACACGGTAGCGGGCTCGGGTTCGCTTTGGCCGGGTGGATAGGCTGGCCGAACCAGTGACCTGTCACGACGATCTGTACTGAAGGAGCCCCGGTGGCGACCCAGCGCGACGCGAGCGAGATCCGAGCAGAGATAGAGCAGGCCCGAGACCAGCTCGCGGTCACCGTCGATCAGCTGGCGGGTCGGCTGGCGCCCAAGCGGCTGGTGGATGACGCCAAGCTGACGCTGAAGCAGAAGGCGATGACTCCGGAGGGCAAGGCCGTGCTCGGCGGCGCCGGCCTGCTGCTCAGCGTGCTGATGATCCGCAACCTGCGCCGCAGCCGGCGCGAGCGGCGCAACCGGTAGGCCGGTGGCCGGCTCAGCCGCCTCCGACCAGGTTGCCGAGGTGGCGGCGCAGGTCCTCCACCCGTTCCACCGGGCGGTGGAACAGCACGACCACTTCCAGGCCCAGGTCCATCCGCGCCGTGGGCTTGCCGAGTAGCACGTAGCCGCTGATCTCGAAATGCTCCTCGGCCAGGTCGAGCCGCACCTGCACCGGGATGCGCGGCTGGCACAGCGCCTGGTGCTCGGCCGGCACCACGCCACGCAGGGCGGCCTCGCTCAGATCGATGAGCTCACCCGAGGTCTCGGCGCGCTGCCCGTCCGAGCCCGGGTAGCTGATGGTGAGACCCGCGTCGAACTTGGCCCGGGTGAAGCGCCGGCGCTCCTCGCGCCAGGCGGTGCCTTCGAGCTGGACGGCCAGCAGGCCGCCCTCTTCGGCCCCGGCGACGTTGAGCAGCATCACCGGCAGGACCCACAGTGAGGTCTCGTCCGGCCAGGCGACCAGCAGCCGGGTGCCGACGGCGATGACGCCGGGCAGATCGCGCGGTGGCTGCAGGAACAGCACGCCGGGCTGGGAACGGGCGACCTCGCTGCGGTAGGCGCGACCCTGCTGGTCGCGTAGCACTACCGCCGTCCCGTCCGCCGGTACTTCAGTCATGTCCGACCGACCGCTGCCGCGCTCACGGGCGCAATCCTATGGACACCGGGGCAGCCGTCGCAGCGAAACAGCCGGATCCGGCTGAGCCGGTCAGTGCCGGGCGCCGGGTGTCGGGTCGGCGTCGCCGCCGGCTGGTGACGCGCTCGAGTCCGGGTCACCGGCCGGGGCGCCCAGGGCGCCGCGCAGCGCGTCGACTGCGTCGTCTGAACTCGAGACCGCTTGAGCATTGGATCGCTGGATTTCCTCGTAGATTTCCTTGCGGTTGACCTTGACCGAACGGGGCGCCTCGATACCGATCCGGACGGCGTCACCGCGAACCTCGAAAACGGTCAGGACGATGTCGTCGCCGACGACGATGCTCTCGCCGACACGGCGGGTCAGAATCAGCAAGGCGACGCTCCAGCAGGCAGGTGGCCGGGT harbors:
- a CDS encoding biotin-dependent carboxyltransferase family protein — encoded protein: MTGAERVHHRVDAGMTGAERVIEVLSPGPLATVQDLGRPGFADLGVSRSGAADRGALRLANRLVGNDESAAGIEITFGGLSLRLAGGAATLAFTGARCELTGHRGGWNAALSCPSGSVLTVGAPASGLRSYLAVRGGLAVPPVLGSRATDTLSGLGPAVLAAGCRLLIGPAAAGEPGDFSGAAGSGPPAGTVTLRLAAGPRADWFTADSLGRLFGSPWQVRPDSNRIGTRLAGPALRLRPDAERAAAELPSEPTLPGAVQVPPDGQPIVLGPDAPVTGGYPVIAVLPGPELDLLAQLRPGAELRFAPARGA
- a CDS encoding superinfection immunity protein, with the protein product MTDAGTPHEPTRPPAGWYPSERPGYERWWDGVSWTEMERPAQLPLSQPSGQQQFAPSTGGGMLVTDQRTSGIEITLAWILTVLTLGYLLPWAIAATRGKSNSVAVGVLNLLLGWTVIGWVIALVMACTAHRQVLTHR
- a CDS encoding Rieske 2Fe-2S domain-containing protein, giving the protein MRVTGLGHASVLIETEFGSVLTDPWVNPAYFGSWFPFPDNSQLDWDTFGDVDYLFVSHLHRDHFDPEHLKRHISKKATVLLPNYPTSELEDQLRELGFSSFVKTRNEEVIELDGLQVMINSLISPTDGPIGDSSLWLSDGRHILLNQNDARPSDLTAFTKLGHVDAHLLQFSGAIWFPMVYDLPKRAKQALGATKRDRQFDRSLRYIDDLQASYVFPTAGPPCFLDEELWGFNDIFGDESNIFPDQSVYLDWLAERGRDNGRLLLPGTVAHLDKPGCPLEHPVSDAEVDKLFTDKTTYLRDMQERRQPEVERQKAGWAHPEIDVLAEIKQWFTPLLEEADQMAAGINGGVRFTATDDERGDVDFILDFVTREVRPYQDEKVRYRFQTKRAYLEKLIAEHEIDWVNSLFLSCRFTATRVGPYNEFVYTFFKCLSEERLNYAEGYFAEAANDHETITVDGWTFQRRCPHLKADLTRFGHIDGGVLTCQMHGWKWRLTDGKCITSVGRPLRTEGRQQSPT
- the bcp gene encoding thioredoxin-dependent thiol peroxidase, which encodes MTERLAAGDPAPDFTLEDADGKPVSLSELRGRRVIVYFYPAASTPGCTKQACDFRDNLDSFTDEGFAVLGISPDKAAKLVKFRDNQNLSFPLLSDPDRQVLRAYGAYGEKKLYGKTMVGVIRSTFVIDAEGTVELAQYGVKATGHVAKLRRDLGLAASQ
- the sigK gene encoding ECF RNA polymerase sigma factor SigK translates to MWFERSGSGATRAESVPPTLEELVTAASRGDERAFAELYDQTSSRVYGMVLRVIRDPAQSAEVTQDIYLEVWRQSARFDAGKGGVLPWLLMIAHRRAVDRVRAAQSSMVRDDKYALLHEERPYDSVSEQVHTSLEAQRVRKVLGELTPAQREAVTLAYFGGYTHTEVAELLKVPLGTAKTRIRDGLIRMRDALGVTA
- a CDS encoding DUF3618 domain-containing protein, producing MATQRDASEIRAEIEQARDQLAVTVDQLAGRLAPKRLVDDAKLTLKQKAMTPEGKAVLGGAGLLLSVLMIRNLRRSRRERRNR
- a CDS encoding 5-oxoprolinase subunit PxpA, whose amino-acid sequence is MPDDPRIDLNADLGEGFGVWSAGADEALLGIVTSANVACGFHAGDPVIMRRVCAEAVRRGVAIGAQVGYRDLVGFGRRRIDIAPDDLSAEVLYQLGALEAFARAAGDRVRYLKPHGALYHAAAADPGQAGAVVRALLDWDRPLPVLTLPGSALAAAAAAAGLPVVLEAFCDRGYRADGSLVPREQPGAVLHQAGEIADRALAMVTDGTVRAVDGSQVAIGPHSLCVHGDTPGAAEIAGAVADRLTGAGVRLAAFA
- a CDS encoding allophanate hydrolase subunit 1, which produces MTGPTLLPYGQSAVLVELAAVRDVLPLRDALIAQRHPAVLAVVPAARTVLVEFDPDVAPVTELHTLIRHCASAPADTAARRSEPAVELAVRYDGADLESVARECGMGVEEVIRRHCAADYTVQFCGFAPGFGYLSGLDPALRLPRLASPRAAVPAGSVAIAGEFTGVYPRSSPGGWRLLGRTDAVLFDLDRRPPALLRPGLAVRLTRA
- a CDS encoding anti-sigma factor yields the protein MTDELTGLVGAYALDALDDDEREVFERHLQTCAECAEEVRGLRNAAAELSHLSEVGPPPQLRAAVLGAVARSRPLPPLIDTAPADNVVPLRRDRTKTLWQGLAAACALIAIAVSGWGWAEHRKAERVSDTRASAVQLLLNAPDVKAATTTMKQGKGILIYSKSEGKLVLVGHGMPTLPSDQTYQLWMMGESGEPVSGGVFRTDQAGNVEVTASGDLDGVGRMAVSVEPAGGSAQPTLETVQLLNL
- the csrA gene encoding carbon storage regulator CsrA; translated protein: MLILTRRVGESIVVGDDIVLTVFEVRGDAVRIGIEAPRSVKVNRKEIYEEIQRSNAQAVSSSDDAVDALRGALGAPAGDPDSSASPAGGDADPTPGARH